Within the Rhizobium favelukesii genome, the region CTGCCGTCGGATTGGTGGTGTCGAGCGGTGGCGACACGCCACGGCCATCGAGGGAGCGCCAGCGCAGCCTGGTCAGGTCTAGACCTGCAAGCACTGTATGGTCGACCGCGCCCGTTTCGAACTGAGCTTCCAACTGATTGTCGATGACGAAGGCCATCAGCTGCTCGTCAAACGTGCCGGCGCTGCGGTCAAGCAGGTTCGGATTGACGGCGTTCGGCGCGTAGGCGAAGGCCCAGTCGGCGTCGATGCTGAGCGTCGAAATGCGGGCGTTCTGACGGAAGACGAAGACGTCGTTCAGTCGATGCTCGAATTCGTAGCCGATACGAGCCTGGTTCTGGATCGAATCGTTGAAGGCCGGATTGCCCGCGAAATAGTCCGTTACCTTGCCGGTTGGATCGTTGTAATAGGCCGCCGTGCCGCCGGTCTTGGTTCGGGAATATTCGCCGAGGATGGTAAGTTTCGTGTCCTCGTCCGGCTTCCACATGAAGGCTGGCGCAATATAGACGCGGTCGTCGGGAACGCTGATCTGCTCCGTATTGGCGTCGCGATAGAGGCCCGTCAGGCGATAGTAGAAGGGGTCCTCATTGTTGACGGGGCCGGAGAGGTCGAACCGGCTCTGATAGCGCTGGTCGGTACCATACTGCAGCTGAACTTCGTGAAAAGGCTCTTCCGTCGGCCGCTTGGTGATGAGGTTGTAGAGACCGCCGGCACCCGTTGCCCCATACAGTGCCGAAGATGGGCCACGCAGGATCGAGACTCCTTCGAGACCGTACGGCTCGGTCTTGAAGAGTGACGAGCCTGCGCCCGGCTGACGAAGGTTGTCGCGGAAGATCCCGGTATAGGTCACGTCGAAGCCGCGCACCGAGAACGAATCGAAACGCGGGTCGAAGCCATAGGCGCCGACGCGTGTGCCCGGCGTGTACGCGACCGTATCCAAAAGAGATTGCGGGTCGCGATCCTTCAGCTGCTGTTCGGTCACTGAGGAAATCGACTGGGGCACCTCGATGAAGGGCGTGTCGGTTTTCGTGCCCGTCGCGCTGCTCTTGCCGACATAGCCATCCGCCTGGATGACGCCGCCGCTGCCGCCATTGACGATAATATCTTCAAGAACCGTCGCGCCATCCTGCTGCTGTCCAGCCGCATCCTGCGCTGCGGCCGGTGTGAGAAAATGGGCGATTGCCAAGCCAGTCAACGCCGACGTGGACAGGATTCGCGAGGAAAATCGGAGACTATTCATTGGCTTATCATACCGGTCATACGCATTTCAGGATTTATGTTGAGTTTAATAGTCAAGAAAAATCCCAAAGGAAACCCGCTTTCATGATTAAAATACTCCACTTTTTGACCGGCATGGCAAATCAGCCACAGTCAGGTCAGGCTTGCGCCTCTGACAGCAGCCACCGGCGGAAGGCGGCCGCCGCCGGCTGTTCGAGCGCAAGCCCGGGATAGACGAGGTGGAAGGCAAGCCGGCTTGCAATGCCAAGCGGGAAGGGCGTGACCACCGCGTCTTCCTTCAGGTCCCGCTCCAGAAACGAGCGCCGCATCAAGGCAAAGCCCAGTCCGGCTTTCATCGCGTCATAGGCTCCGTTGCCATGCATGAAGACCGGTCCACGCGACGGGTCGAGTCCTGTCGCGCCGGCTGCTTCCAGCCAGAGCTGCCAGTCATGGCGATAGACGTCATGGATCAGTTGGAAGCCGGCGAGCGCGTCCGGCGAGGGATTGTCGCCGAGCTCCGCGGCAAGTCTTGGTGTGCAAACCGGCACCAGCTCGTCATCCACGAGGCGTTCGCTGATCAGGCCGTCATAGCCGCCGAGTCCGTGGCGGATTGCAAGGTCGATCCCGTCGCGCTGAAATCGAGCACGCGGTGCGACGCGCTGATGCGGACGTCGATTTCGGGATGCATCGCCTCGAAGCGTCTGAGACGCGGCACGAGCCAGTAGGTTGCAAATCCCGCCGTGCAGGTGACGTTGAGGACGGCGCCGCGTCCGCGCGCCGTGATCGCCGCCGTCGCTTCCCTGACGAGGCGGAATGCTGCCCTGAGCGTCGAAAAATAGTCTGCACCCTCCACGGTCAGAGCTAGTGCGCGCGTCTTCCGCTCGAAGAGCTTGACGCCAAGCGAGGATTCCAGATCGCGGATCTGCAGACTGACGGCTCCCGGCGTCACGTTGAGCTCCTTCGCCGCCAACGTCATGCTGAGGTGTCGGGCGGCCGCTTCAAAGGCTCGAAGGGCCGAAAGGGAGGGAAGATAATCGCTCATGGTTTAGCTCAACTATATTATGGATCGAGAAAGACTCGTTTGTCGCACGACTGGCATAGCAATAATATCAGCATGAAAGCCGCCGTAAAAGCTTCGTCGAGCTGAGCGATGAGCGAGAAAAAATCAGGAAAAATGCGTGAGGACCGCCCAACAATCGGGTGGCGGCAGCCTGTACTGACATGTAGACCGGTCGCAGGCTGACCAGGGAGAAGACGATGCAGCAGAAACAGATGGGCTTTGCCGAGTGGGGAATGTTGCTGGTGCTCTCCCTGCTGTGGGGCGGATCCTTCCTCTTCAACGGCATTCTGGTGAAGAGCCTGCCGCCCTTTACGATCGTCACGGGTCGGGTCCTGATCGCAGCGCTGGCACTGAACCTTATTGTGCGTGCGACCGGCCATGCCATGCCGCGTGACGGCAGGTCCTGGGCGGCCTTCTTCGGCATGGGCATCCTCAACAATATGATCCCGTTCTGTCTCATCGTCTGGGGCCAGACGCATATCGCAAGTGGCCTCGCCTCGATCCTGAATGCCACAACGCCGCTCTTTGGCGTCGTCGTCGCGCATTTCCTGACCGCGGATGAAAAAATGACCGGCAATCGCCTGCTTGGCGTTCTCGTCGGCTTTGCGGGCGTCGCCTATATGATCGGCTTCGACGTGCTGCGCGATCTCGGGTCGAACGTGCTGGCGCAGCTCGCGGTGCTCGGTGCTGCGCTCTCCTATTCCTTTGCCGGCATCTTCGGCCGGCGCTTCCGCCAGATGGGCATGGCGCCGCTCATTCCCGCTGCAGGACAGGTCAGCGCCTCCACCGTCCTGATGTTGCCGATCGCGCTCATCGTCGACCAGCCCTGGACATTGGCCGCTCCTTCATTGGAAACCTGGATGGCGCTGTTCGGCCTGGCCTTGCTTTCGACGGCGATCGCCTATGTGCTGTTTTTCCGCATCCTGGCGGCTGCCGGTGCAACGAACCTGATGCTCGTGACCTTCCTGATTCCGGTCAGCGCCATCCTGCTCGGCGCAGCCATTCTCGGCGAGCAATTGCAGGTCAAGCATCTGATCGGCATGGCGATGATCGCGATCGGCCTTGCGGCGATAGACGGGCGATTGTTCGCTCTGCGGAGAAAGCGACCTGCCTAGCAGGCGAGATCGGCGACCACGGAATCGAGGATCAGCATGCCTGACGGCGTGCAGCGCAGGCGAGAATTGCCGATCCGCTCGATAAAGCCATGCTCCAAAAGAAACTCTTCCCGCTTCGGGTCCAGGTCGCGGCCCGAAAGCTGCTGCCAGCGGGAAAGGTCCACGCCTTCCTTGAGACGCAACCCCATCAGCAGCAGTTCGTCGGCCTGTTCCTCATAACCGAGTTGCTCCGTGTCCAGCATGCCGTGTCCATTGCGCTCGACCAGATCCAGCCAGCTCTCTGGCTTCCGCTCTGTCGCAGTGGCAATCTTCATGGAGCCACGTGTCAGTCGCCCATGGGCACCGGGGCCGATGCCAGCGTAATCGCCGTAACGCCAGTAGGTGAGGTTGTGCCGGCTCTCCGCGCCCGGACGCGCATGGTTGGAAACCTCGTAGGCGGGCAGTCCTTCGCCGGTGGTGATTTCCTGCGTCGCTTCATAGAGCAGCGCCGATTGGTCGCCGTCCGGAACCACAAGCTTGCCGGCCTTGTGAAGCCCGAAGAACGGAGTGCCTTCCTCGATCGTCAGTTGATAGAGCGAAAGATGATCGACGGCGTAGGAGAACGCCTCCTTCAACTCGCGTTCCCATTCGTCGACGGTCTGGTTCGGGCGCGCATAGATCAGGTCGAAGGACATGCGCGGGAAGATGTCGCGCGCCAGCTTGATCGCCTTCAGCGCATCGGCAACGTCGTGCAGCCGTCCGAGAAACGTCAGGTCGCGGTCGTTGAGCGCCTGGACGCCGAGCGACACGCGATTGACGCCGGCGGCACGATAGCCGCGGAAGCGTTCCGCCTCGACGCTGGAGGGGTTTGCCTCCATGGTGATCTCGATTCCATCGGGCACATGCCAGTGCTTGGCGATACCGTCGAGAATGGCCGACACCGTGGATGGTTTCATCAACGATGGCGTGCCGCCGCCGAGGAAGATGCTGGTCACCGTCTTTGGCCCGCTCATCTGGCGCACCGTCGCCATCTCCTTCAGGAAGCTCGCGGTAAAGCGTTCCTGATCCACCGGCTGGTGGCGGACATGGCTGTTGAAATCACAGTAAGGGCACTTGGCGGCACAGAACGGCCAATGCACGTAGACGCCGAAGCCGGGTTCGCCGGTATCGGGCAGAAGAGCGGCATAGCGCATCAGATCAGGCTGTTCCAAAGTGTCCACGTTTGCCCTTAGGCTTCCAGGCAGGTTTCGACGAAGATCTTGAAGGCGCGGGCGCGGTGCGACAGTGCTTCTGCGTCGCCGGGCTTCCAGCCGTGCTTTTCTTCCGCGCTCATCTCGCCAAAGGTAGTCTCATAGCCCTCGGGTTGAAAGACCGGATCGTAGCCGAAGCCCTGGCTGCCGCGCGCAGGCCAGACGACGGTGCCTTCGACTTCGCCGCGAAAAAGCTCCGTGTGGCCGTCCGGCCAGGCAAGGCAGAGTACGCTGACGAAACGCGCAGCGCGCTGAGCCGGCTTCGAAGCGCCGGCCGTTTCCAAAGCCGCCTCGACCTTCTCCATCGCCATCGCGAAGTCGCGCGTGCCGTCGGGTTTCTCCGCCCAGTTGGCGGTGTAGACGCCGGGATCGCCGCCGAGTGCATCGATGACGAGGCCGGAATCATCCGACAGCGCCGGCAATCCAGAGGCTTCGGCGGAGGCGAGCGCCTTGATCGTCGCGTTTTCCTCGAAAGTCGTGCCGGTCTCGTCAGGCTCCACGAAATTCAACTCGGCGGCCGATTTCGCCGTGAAGCCGAACGGACCGATGAGGTCCTGGATTTCCCGGATCTTGCCGGCATTATGGCTGGCAACGACGATGGTCTTCGTTTCGAGCTTGCGCATGACTGTCCTATTCGATGCCCCAGATGCGGGCGTCGGCGCATTCGAGGCTGTTGCCCGCCGGGTCGCGGAAATAGATCGATCGGCCGCCCTGCGGCCAGGTGACTTCGGATTCGATGGCGACACCCCCGGACGTCAGCCGGGCTGCAATCGCATCGAGATTTTCCCCGCAAACGCGGAAACAGGCGTGTCCTGCACCGGTCGTGCCGTGCGGCGGAACCTGCAAGGAGGTGGGCGAGGGAGGCTTGATCGTTTCCTGCGGGTTGAAGATCAGCAACACCCCGGCACCGCAGCGAAAGAAGACATGTCGGTTGCCGCCCCGCGAGATCTTCGAAAGGCCGAGAATGCCTTCATAAAAGGCTTCGGCCTTGTCGAGATCGTCCGCATAGAGCGCCGTCTCCAGCATGCCTTCCAGCATGTCGTTCATCCGGCGACGGCCTGCTTCTGCATCGCGACGAGTTCGGCGATACCGACCTTGGCGAGGGCCATCAGCGAGGCGAATTCCTCATCGGTGAACGGCGTGCCTTCAGCGGTGCCCTGGATTTCAACGATGCCGCCGTTGCCGGTCATCACGAAGTTCGCGTCGGTCTCAGCCGAGGAGTCCTCGAGATAGTCGAGGTCAATCACCGACTGGTTGGCGAAGATGCCGCAGGAAATGGCCGCGACGTGGTCCTTGAGGACGCGTTCGACCTTGAGCATGTTGCGGCTTTCCATCCACTTCAGGCAGTCGTAAAGCGCGATCCAGGCGCCGGTAATGGACGCCGTACGCGTTCCGCCATCCGCCTGGATGACGTCGCAGTCGAGCGTGATCTGGCGCTCGCCGAGTTCCTTGAGGTCGACGACAGCGCGCAGCGAACGACCGATCAGGCGCTGGATCTCCTGCGTACGGCCGCCCTGCTTGCCGGATGCGGCTTCGCGCTTCATACGCTCGCCGGTGGCGCGCGGCAGCATGCCGTATTCGGCCGTGACCCAACCCTTGCCGGTGTTGCGCAGCCATGCCGGAGGCTTCTCCTCGATGCTCGCCGTGCATAGCACATGCGTATCGCCGAACTTCACCAGACAGGAGCCTTCCGCGTGCTTGGAGAAATTGCGCTCGAACGAGACCTTGCGCATCTGGTCGGTTTTTCTGCCTGAGGGCCGCATACTATTCTCCTGAATCATGATTTCGAAGACCGCGAGCGGTTTTCGGAAGATCACGCGTGCTTATGTTGTTGAGAGCTTCTACGATCGGCAGCGTCCATTTGCAATTTCCCTTTTGCCGCTGCGGGGAGATTGGCTATATTTTGTCGCATCATCGTCAGCACGGGTACGCAAGGGTTCATGGAGTTCAGATCGACGTCGGTTTCAGATGCAGTGGCTGCGCTGGATGAACGCTCCAAGGAAATCTTTCGCCGCATCGTAGAGGGCTATCTGGAGACGGGTGAACCGCTCGGTTCGCGCAACCTGTCGCGTATCCTACCGATGTCGCTGTCACCGGCCTCCGTGCGCAACGTGATGAGCGATCTGGAAGAACTTGGCCTCATCTATTCGCCGCATGTCAGTGCCGGCCGTCTGCCGACACAAGTCGGCCTGCGCTTCTTCGTCGACGCCTTCATGCAGGTCGGGGATCTCTCGGCCGAGGATCGCGCCAACATCGATCGCCAGGTGCGCGCCGAAAGCCGCGACAATCCGATGGAATTGATGATGAACGAGGCAAGCCGCATGCTCTCGGGCATTTCGCGCGGCGCCGGGCTCGTCATCACCTCGAAGAGCGATCCTGTTCTCAAGCACGTCGAGTTCATCCGCCTTGAGCCGACCAAGGCGCTTGCGGTTCTCGTCGGCGATCACGATCAGGTCGAAAACCGCATTATCGAGCTTCCGGCAGGCGTGACGTCATCGCAATTGACCGAGGCCGCCAACTTCCTCAACGCACACATGACCGGCCAGACGCTGCCGGAACTGCGCAATCAATTAAGTCGACTGAAGGACGATGTCCGCCTCGAACTCGATGCGCTATCGCAGGATCTCGTCGAGCGCGGCATCGCCGTCTGGTCGGGCAGCGCCGACGAGGGCAAACCGGCCCAACTGATCATTCGCGGCCGCGCCAATCTGCTCGCCGATCTCGCTGGCGCCGACGATCTCGACCGCCTGCGCATGCTGTTCGACGACCTCGAGAAGAAGGACAGTCTGCTGGAACTTCTCAACCTCGCCGAAAGCGGGCCGGGCGTGCGCATTTTCATCGGCTCGGAGAACAAGCTCTTTTCACTTTCCGGTTCGTCGCTGATCGTCGCGCCCTATCGTGACGATGACGACCGCATTGTCGGCGCTGTCGGCGTCATCGGGCCGACGCGGCTCAACTACTCGCGCATCGTGCCGATGGTCGACTATACCGCCCAGCTGATGACGCGGTTGTCACGCGGCTCGACGTAGGAGAACTACTCCGGGAGCAGGTCGCCCGAGCCGCCCATCTCCGCAGGCATGTCTTTGTATTTTGGCAGGCCGTCACGGATATGCAGCACGCTTTCCTGATAGTTCACGTGCAGCGCTGGAGCGTAGTCAAGATCGGGCAGAAGTGCCGCGTAAACGTCGGTGACGCCCCAGGTCGGGTGCTCGGTGTAGAGATGCCCACCGCAAAGCTCGCAGAACTTCCGCACGCTGGTATCGGACCTCTGGTAGCCTTCCACGTGCTCTCCGCCTTTGGTGACATGGACGGTTTGCGGCTGCCAGAGCGTGAAGGCGTTGACGGGTCCCGCCGACCAATGCCGACAGGAGGCGCAGTGGCAGTAACCCATAGCCACCGGGTCTCCGGTGACGACGATCTCCACGGCACCGCAGAAGCAGCGCCCCGAATACGTTTTCTGATCGCCCATGGTGGTCGCTCCCTGACCTGGATGAGGTCGAAGCACTATTGATTCAGTTGCGCCTAAAATGAAAGAACTTTAGCACGGCCAAGTCAAGCTAGACCCTGTGGGGTAGACCGGCACGGTTGCCTACAAGTCATGCTTTTCGGTCACGCAGACTTGATTTTTGCCTGTCAAAGCTCGATATCGGGCACATCCTAAAAGACATCAATCACCGGAGAACGTCATGACTGACGAAACGACGAAGAACGGACCCGACGCCGCCGCGGCCGAAGCCGCAGCGGACGCCGCCGCAAACGTCGAGAACGAAGCCGCCGCCGAAGCCAGCGCAAAGCCCGATCCGCTGGAACTGCTAAAGTCCGAGAATACAGAGCTGCGCGACCGCTATCTTCGCCTTGCCGCCGAGATGGATAACCTGCGCCGGCGCACAGAGCGCGAAGTCAAGGATGCGAGGACTTATTCCGCCGCGGGCTTTGCGCGCGACATGCTGGCCGTTTCGGACAACCTGCGCCGCGCCATCGATGCGATCCCTGAGGAAGCCAGGGCTGCCGCCGATGCCGGCCTGACGACGCTGATCGAAGGTGTGGAGATGACGGAGCGCTCGATGTTGTCGGCGCTTGAGCGACACGGCGTCCGCAAACTGGAGCCGGTCGGCCAGAAGTTTGATCCGAACTTTCACCAGGCCATGTTCGAAGTGCCGAACCCCGATGTGCCGAACAACACCGTGGTTCAGGTCGTCCAGGCCGGTTACACCATTGGTGAGCGCGTTCTTCGCCCCGCCATGGTCGGCGTCGCCAAGGGCGGGCCGAAGCTCGTCGAACCCGAAACGAATTCCGTTTTCGACCAGAAGGACGCCTGATCTCTCAGGCGCCTGAAAGCCAATCTGAACATCAGATGCGGGCGAAACGTTCGATCAGCAGATCGAAGAAGCCGTCCGCATCGACATCGCGCATGACCTGCGCATTGCGCTTGCGGTCGGTCACGTGCCACCAGTCGACGACGGTCATGCCGGCCGTCAGCTCAGACGTCACCTCGATCTCGACATTGCAGGTTCGCCCCTTGAAAAGCTCAGGCTTCAAGAGATAGGCGATAACCGTCGGGTCGTGCAACGGACCGCCATCGGAGCCGTACTTCTCGACATCGAAGCGTTCGAAGAATTCCAGCATCTCGACCATGGCGATCGCCGGGCGCGTCCCCAGATCGGCCATGCGCTTGACGCGATCCTTTCGGGTCAGAAGCTTGTGCGTGACGTCGAGCGGCATCATCACGATGGGGATGCCAGAGCACAAGACGATATCGGCTGCCTCGGGATCGACGTAGATGTTGAACTCGGCGGCCGGCGTGATGTTGCCGCCTTCGAAGAAGCCGCCGCCCATCATCACCAGTTCGCGGATGCGCGGGATGATGTCGGGCGCCTTCTGGAAGGCCATGCCGATGTTGGTGAGCGGCCCAAGCGTGCAGAGGGTCACCGTGCCTTCAGGCTCGTTGCGTAGCGTTTCGATGATGAAATCCACGGAATGCTGCGGCTGTAGCTGCATATTGGGCTCATCGAGAACGGGACCATCAAGCCCGGTCTTGCCGTGCACGTGCTCAGCGGTCACCAGCTTTCGCGCGATTGGTTTGGCGGCGCCGGCAAAGACCTTGGTATCGGTCCGGCCACAGAGCTCGCAGACGATGCGCGCATTGCGGCTGGTGTAAGAGAGCGGCACATTGCCGGCGACCGTGGTGATGCCGAGCACTTCGAGCTCTTCCGGGCTGCCGAAGGCCAGCATGATGGCCGCGGCGTCGTCCTGGCCGGGGTCGGTGTCGATGATGATTTTTCTAGGGTCTGCCATTCCGATCGCTCCGTCCTCGTGGTGCGCGTTTTCGTGGCATGCACCATTTGTTTATACTCCCGTCGCAAATCGGCGCAGCCGGTACGGGCAGGGTTTGATGCGAGGCAGCGCTTGCTTTGTCAAGGTCGGACCCCTTGCGGGCTCTCTGGGAGCGGGCGCCGATATCTGCCTTGCGCCCGCGTGAGGCAGTTCCCATATTGGAAGCGTCCGGATGCTGTCTTTCAGGTCTGGCAAGGTCGCTTGAATCAAGGACTTGGAGACGATGAGCCGTATGACGCCTTTCGCGAGCCCTCTGCTTTTGGGCTTTGACGCCATGGAAAAGACGCTGGAGCGCCTTTCCAAGGCCAGCGACGGATACCCCCCCTACAATATCGAGCGCGTCGCCGCTGATCGCGCCTCCGGCGATCCGGAAAGGCTGCGCATAACTCTTGCCGTCGCCGGATTCAGCGAGGAGGAGCTCGACGTTTCTGTCGAGGAAAGCCAGCTTTCGATTCATGGTCGCCAGATCGACCAGGGGGAGCGCGACTACCTCTATCGCGGCATCGCCGCACGTCAATTCCAGCGGACTTTTGTTCTGGCCGATGGGATGCAGGTTTTGGGCGCTTGCCTCAAGAATGGGCTGCTCGCGGTGGATCTCATCCGTCCGGAGCCGAGCCGTATGGTGAAGAAAATTAACATTTCGGTCTCACAGTAGGACAACGGCGCAACTTGAGCCGTTGGTCCCTTCTCGTGGAGGTACAGGAATGTTGATGAAAGAAGCCAATTCGCACCTGACCAAAACCGAACTTGCCGGCATCGGCAACGGCGAGGTCGCCTACATCCGGAAAATGCGGTCTGAGGAAGTATCCAGGTGCTTCCCCGAGGCACCGGATATCGATCCGAGCGTTGACCTCTGGGCGCTGTTCGGCGCCGATGGCACGCCGATCCTTTTGACGGACAACCGCTCCAGCACCTTCTTCAAGGCTGCCGAGGATGAGTTGAAGACGGTGAGCCTGCACTAGGGCAGGCTCAGACCCGCTTGAACGTTAGATAGGCGGAGGATCTGCCCTCGCGCCGCGCCTTGGCCTCGTAGCGTGTGCTCGGCCAGCCCTCATAGGGCGTCAGCCAGTCTGCAGCATTCTGTGCCAGCCATTCGAAACCGCCGTGGTCTCGGCATTTCAGCAGCGTCCAGTTAACGTAAGTGTCGATGTCGGAGGCGAAGCAGAACAGCCCGTCCCGCTTCAGCACGCGGTGAAAGCGATCGAGATTGGTCTTCGACACGAAGCGGCGCTTCCAGTGCTTTCTCTTCGGCCACGGATCCGGGTAAAGCAGATCGATCTGGTCGATCGAGGCGTCAGGCAGCCAGTCCAGCAATTGCGTCGCGTCGTCGTTGTAGACACGGACGTTCTTGGCGCCTGCCTTGTCGACGCTCGTCAGCAGCTTCTGCATGGAATTGATGAAAGGCTCGACACCGATAAAGCTGGTGGAGGGCATTTCCACCGCACGATGGATCAGATGTTCGCCGCCGCCGAAACCGATTTCCAGGCGCAGCCTGCCTGTCGGCACCGGAAAGAGGGTCTTCAGCGGCTCGGGCGGAGCCGCTGAAAGATCGATGAGGAACGCCGGAAGCAGGGTGTTCAGTCGCTCTGCCTGATGCTCGCGCAGAGCCTTTCCCTTGCGGCGACCGAAGAAGGCTTCGGTCGCGCGTCCGCGGCGTTCCATGTCGGTCATGCCGCTTCCTTGACCTTGACGGCGTCCTTGAGCGCCTTGACGAGGTCCGTGCGCTCCCAGGAGAACGAGCCGTCGCGGCCCGCCTTGCGGCCGAAGTGGCCGTAAGCCGAGGTTTTGGCGTAGATCGGCTTGTTGAGGTCGAGGTGACGGCGGATGCCGGTCGGCGACAGATCCATGTTCTTGCGGATCGCGGCTTCGACCTGGTCTTCCGTCACGCCCTTGCCGGTGCCGTGCAGGTCGACATAGATCGACAGCGGCTGTGCGACGCCGATGGCGTAGGAGAGCTGGATCGTGCAGCGGTCGGAAAGGCCGGCGGCAACGACGTTCTTCGCAAGATAGCGGGCGGCGTAGGCAGCCGAACGGTCGACCTTGGTGGTGTCCTTGCCGGAGAACGCGCCGCCGCCGTGCGGAGCAGCACCGCCGTAGGTGTCGACGATGATCTTGCGCCCGGTCAGACCAGCGTCGCCATCAGGGCCGCCGATCACGAACTTGCCGGTCGGGTTGATGTACCACATACAATCGTCGGCAATCGGCAGCTCGCCGAGAGCCTCGCGGATATAGGGCTCGACGACCGCGCGAACCTTCTTCGAATCCCAGCTTTCGTCGAGATGCTGGGTGGAGAGAACGATCGACGTGACTTCCGCAGGCTTGCCGTTGACGTAACGCACGGTCACCTGGCTCTTGGCATCGGGGCCGAGCTTTGCGACGTCGCCGTCGCCCTTCTTTCGGGCAGTGGCCAGCAGTTGCAGGATCTTGTGGGAGTAGTAGATCGGTGCCGGCATGAGATCCGGCGTTTCCTTGCAGGCGTAGCCGAACATGATGCCCTGGTCGCCGGCGCCTTCGTCGCCCTGCTGGTCGGCAGCGTTGTCGACACCCTGGGCAATGTCGGCGGACTGCGAGTGCAGGAGCACGTCGATCTTGGCCGTCTTCCAGTGGAAGCCGTCCTGCTCGTAGCCGATGTCCTTGATGGCGCGGCGGGCGGCGGCCTTGAACTTCGAAGGGTTGATGACGTCTTTGCCGTCTTTGTCCTTCTTCATCAGGCTCGGCGGCAGGCGCACTTCACCGGCGATCACGACGCGGTTGGTGGTTGCCAGCGTCTCGCAGGCGATACGCACGCCCCAGGGGTTGACGCCGGTCTTGGCGGCTTCGCGGTAGACCAGATCCACGATCTCGTCGGAGATCCGGTCACACACCTTGTCCGGGTGACCTTCGGCAACTGACTCGCTGGTGAAAAGGTAATTCGCGCGCATTCCGGGATTCCCCTCAAAGAACAAAAGCTGCGTAGTAGGTACTCAGTTCGCGCGGGAAAAACAAGCGTAGAAGGACATAAATATATCTTTATATCTACGGCGAAGTGGCAAATTATGCCCATAAAACGCCAAAAAGCGGCCGTTGCGACCGCTTTCGTTTTTCTCCAAATTTTGAAGTGGCTATTATTCGCTGTCAGCCTCGGCAGCGAGTGCCTTCACCAGTTCGACGACTTTACGGCGAACCTTGGGGTCGGTGATCTTCACGAAGGCACGGTTGAGTTGGAGCCCTTCGGACGACGAAAGAAAGTCGACAACGTAGTTGGAGCTCGAGGCTTCCGCCATGCCGGACAGGCCGGAGGATTGGTCGCCGGGTGCGTCTTCAAAGAAGAAGGAAACCGGAACGTTCAAAATGCTGGAGATGTTCTGGAGGCGGCTGGCACCGACGCGGTTGGTGCCTTTTTCGTATTTCTGGATCTGCTGAAAGGTGATGCCAAGGCTCTCGCCGAGCTTTTCCTGGCTCATTCCGAGCATCGTTCGGCGAAGGCGAATGCGACTACCAACATGGATGTCGATGGGGTTCGGCCTCTTCTTGTTCTCAATCATGGTCCTGCCCTAACAATAATTTTCAACCTTGTTCAAACCGGCATGCCCAAACCCATCCCCAAAACGCCACGTTGCAAAGTCTCTATCAACCACCTTGAAACATACGCTAAGAACGCCGATCCCAACCACTATGCAATTTTAGGGGTTTTCGGT harbors:
- a CDS encoding TonB-dependent siderophore receptor; the protein is MNSLRFSSRILSTSALTGLAIAHFLTPAAAQDAAGQQQDGATVLEDIIVNGGSGGVIQADGYVGKSSATGTKTDTPFIEVPQSISSVTEQQLKDRDPQSLLDTVAYTPGTRVGAYGFDPRFDSFSVRGFDVTYTGIFRDNLRQPGAGSSLFKTEPYGLEGVSILRGPSSALYGATGAGGLYNLITKRPTEEPFHEVQLQYGTDQRYQSRFDLSGPVNNEDPFYYRLTGLYRDANTEQISVPDDRVYIAPAFMWKPDEDTKLTILGEYSRTKTGGTAAYYNDPTGKVTDYFAGNPAFNDSIQNQARIGYEFEHRLNDVFVFRQNARISTLSIDADWAFAYAPNAVNPNLLDRSAGTFDEQLMAFVIDNQLEAQFETGAVDHTVLAGLDLTRLRWRSLDGRGVSPPLDTTNPTAGAQVAPIDFDTRSVQDQWQAGTYLQDQIRYDAWILTVGGRYDWVSTDTDNTDLNTNALTTITQKDRAFSGRIGLAYQTDFGVVPYASYSTAFAPNAGINKETGQPFQATESEQEEIGVKYLLPDSNTLITAALFNIDQKNSLYYEVVNLPTGPENIQVQRGKIRSRGFEIEANTSLDNGLSLVASYTFTDAEILEGTIGTVGNYVSSVPRHMASLWANYRFQEGSPIYGLGVGLGARYLGKSYTSDENTAQNGSRVLFDAALSYDFAALDKKYEGLSLQVNATNLFDRREPICSAGFCYRDQGRAMIGSLRYTW
- a CDS encoding DMT family transporter translates to MQQKQMGFAEWGMLLVLSLLWGGSFLFNGILVKSLPPFTIVTGRVLIAALALNLIVRATGHAMPRDGRSWAAFFGMGILNNMIPFCLIVWGQTHIASGLASILNATTPLFGVVVAHFLTADEKMTGNRLLGVLVGFAGVAYMIGFDVLRDLGSNVLAQLAVLGAALSYSFAGIFGRRFRQMGMAPLIPAAGQVSASTVLMLPIALIVDQPWTLAAPSLETWMALFGLALLSTAIAYVLFFRILAAAGATNLMLVTFLIPVSAILLGAAILGEQLQVKHLIGMAMIAIGLAAIDGRLFALRRKRPA
- the hemW gene encoding radical SAM family heme chaperone HemW is translated as MRYAALLPDTGEPGFGVYVHWPFCAAKCPYCDFNSHVRHQPVDQERFTASFLKEMATVRQMSGPKTVTSIFLGGGTPSLMKPSTVSAILDGIAKHWHVPDGIEITMEANPSSVEAERFRGYRAAGVNRVSLGVQALNDRDLTFLGRLHDVADALKAIKLARDIFPRMSFDLIYARPNQTVDEWERELKEAFSYAVDHLSLYQLTIEEGTPFFGLHKAGKLVVPDGDQSALLYEATQEITTGEGLPAYEVSNHARPGAESRHNLTYWRYGDYAGIGPGAHGRLTRGSMKIATATERKPESWLDLVERNGHGMLDTEQLGYEEQADELLLMGLRLKEGVDLSRWQQLSGRDLDPKREEFLLEHGFIERIGNSRLRCTPSGMLILDSVVADLAC
- the rdgB gene encoding RdgB/HAM1 family non-canonical purine NTP pyrophosphatase, which codes for MRKLETKTIVVASHNAGKIREIQDLIGPFGFTAKSAAELNFVEPDETGTTFEENATIKALASAEASGLPALSDDSGLVIDALGGDPGVYTANWAEKPDGTRDFAMAMEKVEAALETAGASKPAQRAARFVSVLCLAWPDGHTELFRGEVEGTVVWPARGSQGFGYDPVFQPEGYETTFGEMSAEEKHGWKPGDAEALSHRARAFKIFVETCLEA
- a CDS encoding VOC family protein; the protein is MNDMLEGMLETALYADDLDKAEAFYEGILGLSKISRGGNRHVFFRCGAGVLLIFNPQETIKPPSPTSLQVPPHGTTGAGHACFRVCGENLDAIAARLTSGGVAIESEVTWPQGGRSIYFRDPAGNSLECADARIWGIE
- the rph gene encoding ribonuclease PH gives rise to the protein MRPSGRKTDQMRKVSFERNFSKHAEGSCLVKFGDTHVLCTASIEEKPPAWLRNTGKGWVTAEYGMLPRATGERMKREAASGKQGGRTQEIQRLIGRSLRAVVDLKELGERQITLDCDVIQADGGTRTASITGAWIALYDCLKWMESRNMLKVERVLKDHVAAISCGIFANQSVIDLDYLEDSSAETDANFVMTGNGGIVEIQGTAEGTPFTDEEFASLMALAKVGIAELVAMQKQAVAG